A window of Streptomyces armeniacus contains these coding sequences:
- a CDS encoding dihydroorotase — MSETRTLIRGAKILGGEPRDVLLDGGVIAEVGASLEAADARIIEAAGNVLLPGLVDLHTHLREPGREDSETVLTGTRAAAQGGFTAVHAMANTFPVADTAGVVEQVWRLGRESGYCDVQPVGAVTVGLEGKQLAELGAMYDSAAGVRVFSDDGKCVDDAVIMRRALEYVKAFDGVVAQHAQEPRLTEGAQMNEGIVSAELGLGGWPAVAEESIIARDVLLAAHVGSRVHICHVSTAGSVEIIRWAKSKGWAVTAEVTPHHLLLTDELVRSYDPVFKVNPPLRTEADVLALREALADGTIDCVATDHAPHPHEDKDCEWGAAAMGMVGLETALSVVQQTMVDTGLLDWERVADRMSVRPAAIGRLEGHGRPVSPGEPANLTLVDPAYRGPVNPAGFASRSRNTPYAGRELPGRVTHTFLRGSATVLDGKLA, encoded by the coding sequence ATGAGCGAAACCAGGACCCTGATCCGCGGCGCGAAGATCCTCGGCGGCGAACCGCGGGACGTGCTGCTCGACGGCGGCGTCATCGCGGAGGTCGGCGCCTCGCTGGAGGCCGCGGACGCGCGGATCATCGAGGCCGCCGGGAACGTGCTGCTGCCCGGCCTCGTCGACCTGCACACGCATCTGCGCGAGCCCGGCCGCGAGGACTCCGAGACGGTGCTCACCGGCACCAGGGCCGCCGCGCAGGGCGGGTTCACCGCCGTGCACGCGATGGCCAACACCTTCCCCGTCGCCGACACCGCGGGCGTCGTCGAACAGGTCTGGCGGCTCGGCCGGGAGTCCGGCTACTGCGATGTGCAGCCGGTCGGCGCCGTCACCGTCGGGCTGGAGGGCAAGCAGCTCGCGGAGCTGGGCGCGATGTACGACTCGGCGGCCGGCGTCCGGGTGTTCTCCGACGACGGCAAGTGCGTGGACGACGCGGTGATCATGCGGCGCGCGCTGGAGTACGTGAAGGCCTTCGACGGCGTCGTCGCCCAGCACGCCCAGGAGCCGCGGCTCACCGAGGGCGCGCAGATGAACGAGGGCATCGTCTCCGCCGAGCTCGGCCTCGGCGGCTGGCCCGCTGTCGCCGAGGAGTCGATCATCGCCCGCGACGTGCTGCTCGCCGCACACGTCGGCTCCCGGGTGCACATCTGCCATGTCTCGACGGCCGGTTCGGTGGAGATCATCCGCTGGGCCAAGTCGAAGGGCTGGGCGGTCACCGCCGAGGTCACCCCGCACCACCTGCTGCTCACCGACGAGCTGGTGCGCTCGTACGACCCGGTCTTCAAGGTGAACCCGCCACTGCGCACCGAGGCCGACGTGCTGGCCCTGCGCGAGGCGCTGGCCGACGGCACCATCGACTGCGTCGCCACCGACCACGCGCCGCACCCGCACGAGGACAAGGACTGCGAGTGGGGCGCCGCGGCCATGGGCATGGTGGGCCTGGAGACGGCGCTGTCCGTCGTACAGCAGACGATGGTCGACACCGGGCTGCTCGACTGGGAGCGGGTCGCCGACCGGATGTCCGTACGGCCCGCGGCCATCGGCCGCCTCGAGGGCCACGGCCGGCCCGTCTCGCCTGGTGAGCCCGCCAACCTGACGCTCGTCGATCCCGCATACCGTGGCCCGGTGAACCCCGCGGGCTTCGCCTCCCGCAGCCGCAACACCCCGTACGCGGGCCGCGAGCTGCCGGGGCGCGTCACGCACACGTTCCTGCGGGGGTCGGCCACGGTCTTGGACGGGAAACTGGCGTGA
- the nusB gene encoding transcription antitermination factor NusB, producing the protein MAARNKARMRAFQILFEADQRGSAVTAVLADWIRLARTDDRQPPVGEYTMELVEGYAEHADRIDELLATYAVGWTLDRMPVVDRSVLRLGAYELIWADETPDAVVIDEAVQLARRFSTDDSPAFVNGLLGRLKDLKPSLRR; encoded by the coding sequence GTGGCTGCCCGCAACAAGGCGCGCATGCGCGCCTTCCAGATCCTCTTCGAGGCCGACCAGCGCGGCAGCGCCGTGACGGCGGTCCTCGCGGACTGGATACGTCTCGCGCGGACAGACGACCGCCAGCCGCCCGTCGGGGAATACACCATGGAGCTGGTCGAGGGGTACGCCGAGCACGCGGACCGCATCGACGAGCTGCTCGCCACCTACGCGGTGGGCTGGACGCTCGACCGGATGCCGGTCGTGGACCGCAGCGTGCTGCGGCTCGGGGCGTACGAACTGATCTGGGCCGACGAGACACCCGACGCCGTGGTGATAGACGAGGCGGTGCAGCTGGCGAGACGGTTCTCCACCGACGACTCGCCCGCCTTCGTCAACGGGCTGCTCGGCCGCCTGAAGGACCTGAAGCCGAGCCTGCGGCGCTGA
- a CDS encoding M24 family metallopeptidase, whose translation MSEVHVTRRARLRERCEAQGGPAGAALITLPANIRYLTGCAPAGPAALLLTPEPRDVLLGSPDTTAAVTDESLRGSVLPVTRGDPAAAAGELAAGAGVDTLAVEEHHLTVARHRALADAAPRLRLTGLACAVEQQRLVKDEEEISALRVSAEMTDHALGELLESILVGRTERHLALELERRLIDHGAEGPAFPTSVATGSHAGIPGHRPTDRRVEEGDFLSVCLGARYRGYRCQIGRTFVIGTAPATWQIELYDLVFAAQRAGREALTPGTEYRAVDRATRHVLDAAGYSDALDPSTGHGVGLEFREDPRLCPDAMGKLDACVPVTVEPGVHLPGRGGVRIDDTLVVRPQADGGPELLTITTKELLAL comes from the coding sequence ATGTCCGAGGTGCACGTCACACGCCGCGCGCGGTTGCGCGAGCGCTGCGAGGCACAGGGCGGCCCGGCGGGCGCGGCGCTGATCACACTCCCCGCCAACATCCGTTATCTGACGGGCTGCGCCCCGGCCGGGCCCGCCGCGCTGCTGCTCACCCCCGAGCCCCGCGACGTGCTGCTCGGCTCGCCCGACACCACGGCGGCCGTGACCGACGAGAGCCTGCGCGGCAGCGTCCTCCCCGTCACCCGCGGCGACCCGGCGGCCGCCGCGGGGGAGCTGGCGGCGGGGGCCGGCGTGGACACCCTCGCCGTCGAGGAGCACCATCTGACCGTCGCCCGGCACCGCGCGCTGGCCGACGCCGCGCCCCGGCTCCGGCTGACCGGCCTCGCGTGCGCCGTCGAGCAGCAGCGGCTGGTCAAGGACGAGGAGGAGATCTCCGCGCTGCGCGTCTCCGCCGAGATGACCGACCACGCACTCGGCGAACTCCTCGAGTCGATCCTCGTCGGCCGCACCGAACGGCATCTCGCCCTCGAGCTGGAGCGCCGCCTGATCGACCACGGCGCGGAGGGCCCGGCGTTCCCCACATCCGTCGCCACGGGCAGCCACGCCGGCATCCCGGGCCACCGGCCGACGGACCGCCGGGTGGAGGAGGGGGACTTCCTGTCGGTGTGCCTCGGCGCCCGCTACCGCGGCTACCGCTGCCAGATCGGCCGAACATTCGTGATCGGCACCGCACCCGCGACCTGGCAGATCGAGCTGTACGACCTCGTCTTCGCCGCTCAGCGGGCCGGCCGGGAGGCGCTGACGCCCGGCACCGAGTACCGTGCGGTGGACCGCGCGACCCGGCACGTGCTGGACGCGGCGGGGTACTCGGACGCGCTCGACCCCAGCACCGGGCACGGAGTCGGACTGGAATTCCGTGAGGACCCTCGGCTGTGCCCCGATGCCATGGGTAAACTGGACGCTTGTGTGCCGGTCACCGTCGAGCCGGGGGTCCACCTCCCGGGCCGGGGCGGCGTCCGGATCGACGACACGCTCGTCGTCCGCCCGCAGGCGGACGGCGGACCCGAGCTACTCACCATCACGACCAAGGAGCTGCTCGCGCTCTGA
- the bldD gene encoding transcriptional regulator BldD, translating into MSSEYAKQLGAKLRAIRTQQGLSLHGVEEKSQGRWKAVVVGSYERGDRAVTVQRLAELADFYGVPVQELLPGTTPGGAAEPPPKLVLDLERLAHVPPEKAGPLQRYAATIQSQRGDYNGKVLSIRQDDLRTLAVIYDQSPSVLTEQLISWGVLDADARRAVAHEDA; encoded by the coding sequence ATGTCCAGCGAATACGCCAAGCAGCTCGGAGCGAAGCTCCGGGCCATCCGCACCCAGCAGGGACTCTCGCTCCATGGTGTCGAGGAGAAGTCCCAGGGCCGTTGGAAGGCCGTGGTGGTCGGCTCGTACGAGCGCGGCGACCGAGCGGTGACCGTGCAGCGCCTCGCCGAGCTGGCGGATTTCTACGGCGTTCCGGTGCAGGAGCTGCTGCCGGGCACCACGCCCGGCGGCGCGGCGGAGCCGCCGCCGAAGCTCGTGCTCGACCTGGAGCGGCTGGCACACGTGCCGCCGGAGAAGGCCGGGCCGCTCCAGCGGTATGCGGCGACCATCCAGAGCCAGCGCGGTGACTACAACGGCAAGGTGCTCTCGATCCGCCAGGACGACCTGCGCACCCTCGCCGTGATCTACGACCAGTCGCCGTCGGTGCTGACCGAGCAGCTGATCAGCTGGGGCGTGCTGGACGCGGACGCGCGCCGCGCGGTGGCGCACGAGGACGCCTGA
- a CDS encoding aspartate carbamoyltransferase catalytic subunit, translating into MKRHLISAADLTRDDAVLILDTAEEMARVADRPIKKLPTLRGRTVVNLFFEDSTRTRISFEAAAKRLSADVINFSAKGSSVSKGESLKDTALTLEAMGADAVVIRHHDSGAPHRLATSGWIGGSVVNAGDGTHEHPTQALLDAFTMRRRLTGGEGHDLSGRHITIVGDVLHSRVARSNVHLLSTLGARVTLVAPPTLVPVGIGSWPCEVSYALDPVLTKSDAVMMLRVQRERMKDAFFPTEREYARRYGLDGERMARMPEHALVMHPGPMNRGMEITAEVADSPRCTAVEQVTNGVSIRMAVLYLLLGGSEPAVTTVPAARTEESNPS; encoded by the coding sequence ATGAAGCGTCACCTCATCTCGGCCGCAGACCTCACCCGCGACGACGCCGTCCTCATCCTCGACACCGCCGAGGAGATGGCACGCGTGGCGGACCGGCCGATCAAGAAACTGCCGACCCTGCGCGGACGCACCGTCGTCAACCTGTTCTTCGAGGACTCCACGCGCACCCGGATCTCCTTCGAGGCCGCGGCCAAGCGGCTGTCCGCCGACGTCATCAACTTCTCCGCCAAGGGCTCGTCCGTCTCAAAGGGCGAGTCGCTCAAGGACACCGCGCTCACCCTGGAGGCGATGGGCGCCGACGCCGTCGTCATCCGGCACCACGACTCCGGCGCCCCGCACCGGCTGGCCACCTCCGGCTGGATCGGCGGCTCGGTCGTCAACGCCGGCGACGGCACCCACGAGCACCCGACGCAGGCGCTGCTCGACGCGTTCACCATGCGCCGCCGGCTGACCGGCGGCGAGGGCCACGACCTGTCCGGGCGGCACATCACGATCGTCGGGGACGTCCTGCACAGCCGCGTCGCCCGGTCCAACGTGCACCTGCTGAGCACCCTCGGCGCCCGCGTCACGCTGGTCGCCCCGCCCACACTCGTACCGGTCGGCATCGGCAGCTGGCCCTGCGAGGTGAGCTACGCCCTGGACCCGGTGCTCACCAAGTCCGACGCCGTGATGATGCTCCGCGTGCAGCGCGAGCGGATGAAGGACGCCTTCTTCCCGACCGAGCGCGAGTACGCCCGTCGCTACGGCCTCGACGGCGAACGCATGGCCCGGATGCCCGAGCACGCGCTGGTCATGCACCCCGGCCCGATGAACCGCGGCATGGAGATCACCGCCGAGGTCGCCGACTCGCCCCGCTGCACCGCCGTCGAGCAGGTCACCAACGGCGTCAGCATCCGGATGGCCGTGTTGTACCTGCTGCTCGGCGGCAGCGAGCCCGCCGTCACGACCGTCCCCGCCGCCCGTACCGAGGAGAGCAACCCGTCATGA
- the efp gene encoding elongation factor P, translated as MASTNDLKNGMVLKLDGDQLWSVVEFQHVKPGKGPAFVRTKLKNVLSGKTVDKTFNAGTKVETATVDRRGMQFSYMDGDHFVFMDMDTYDQIHIPREVVGDTANYLVEGFEATVAMYQGNPLSVELPAAVELTIEHTEPGVQGDRSTGGSKPARLETGYEIGVPLFITTGEKIKVDTRSGEYLGRVNS; from the coding sequence GTGGCTTCCACGAACGACCTCAAGAACGGCATGGTGCTCAAGCTCGACGGCGACCAGCTCTGGTCCGTCGTCGAGTTCCAGCACGTCAAGCCCGGCAAGGGCCCCGCATTCGTCCGCACCAAGCTGAAGAACGTGCTCTCCGGCAAGACCGTGGACAAGACGTTCAACGCCGGCACCAAGGTCGAGACGGCCACAGTGGACCGACGCGGCATGCAGTTCTCGTACATGGACGGCGACCATTTCGTCTTCATGGACATGGACACCTACGACCAGATCCACATCCCGCGCGAGGTCGTCGGCGACACCGCCAACTACCTCGTCGAGGGCTTCGAGGCCACAGTGGCGATGTACCAGGGCAACCCGCTCTCCGTCGAGCTGCCCGCCGCCGTCGAGCTGACCATCGAGCACACCGAGCCCGGCGTCCAGGGCGACCGCTCCACCGGCGGCTCCAAGCCCGCGCGCCTGGAGACCGGTTACGAGATCGGCGTCCCCCTCTTCATCACGACCGGTGAGAAGATCAAGGTCGACACCCGCTCCGGCGAGTACCTCGGCCGGGTGAACAGCTAA
- a CDS encoding AAA family ATPase, with the protein MPPAPPTGPAPQQPPAGPAPHPPQAPVPQPPAQHPPQAPAQQPPVPHSPAPQQPPGPAPRPPAGSAPRHAPVDTTGHIQLPTGAPVEIPAPGADPAQPDATHAAVAVLLIGAAGAGKTTVAQYWAARRPVPTAHISLDDVREWVRSGFADPQAGWNDHSEAQYRLARRTCGFAARNFLANGISCILDDAVFPDRPVIGLGGWKRHVGPGLIPVVLLPGLEVVLERNAARSGNRRLSDEEVARIHGRMAGWYGSGLPIIDNSRQDVATTARMLDEVVARSLTSPPNW; encoded by the coding sequence ATGCCGCCCGCACCACCGACAGGTCCCGCACCGCAGCAGCCGCCGGCGGGGCCCGCGCCGCATCCCCCGCAGGCGCCCGTGCCGCAGCCGCCGGCCCAGCATCCCCCGCAGGCACCAGCACAGCAGCCGCCCGTACCGCACTCGCCCGCACCGCAGCAGCCGCCGGGGCCCGCGCCCCGGCCGCCCGCCGGTTCGGCGCCGCGGCACGCGCCCGTCGACACCACCGGGCACATCCAGCTGCCGACCGGCGCCCCCGTCGAGATACCCGCGCCCGGCGCCGACCCCGCCCAGCCGGACGCCACCCACGCCGCCGTCGCCGTCCTGCTGATCGGCGCGGCGGGCGCGGGCAAGACGACCGTCGCCCAGTACTGGGCCGCCCGGCGGCCCGTGCCCACCGCGCACATCAGCCTGGACGACGTACGCGAGTGGGTGCGCTCCGGTTTCGCCGACCCGCAGGCGGGCTGGAACGACCACTCCGAGGCGCAGTACCGGCTGGCCCGCCGCACCTGCGGCTTCGCCGCCCGCAACTTCCTCGCGAACGGCATCTCCTGCATCCTCGACGACGCCGTCTTCCCCGACCGCCCCGTGATCGGCCTCGGCGGCTGGAAGCGGCACGTCGGCCCCGGCCTGATCCCCGTGGTGCTGCTGCCGGGCCTGGAGGTCGTCCTGGAGCGGAACGCCGCACGCTCCGGCAACCGCCGCCTCTCCGACGAGGAGGTGGCGCGCATCCACGGCAGGATGGCGGGCTGGTACGGCTCCGGGCTGCCGATCATCGACAACTCCCGCCAGGACGTCGCCACCACGGCCCGCATGCTCGACGAGGTAGTGGCCCGCAGCCTGACGAGCCCTCCGAACTGGTAG
- the aroB gene encoding 3-dehydroquinate synthase, with product MTSHAHTRITVGGSAGSDPYDVLIGRQLLGELPGLIGQSARRVAVLHPEALAETGGVLREDLAAQGYEAIAVQLPNAEEAKTAEVAAYCWKALGQSGFTRTDVIVGVGGGATTDVAGFVAATWLRGVRWIAVPTTVLGMVDAAVGGKTGINTAEGKNLVGAFHPPAGVLCDVAALDSLPVHDYVSGLAEIIKAGFISDPVILDLVEKDPQAARTPEGPHTAELLERSIRVKAQVVASDLKESGLREILNYGHTLAHAIEKNERYNWRHGAAVSVGMVFAAELGRIAGRLDDATADRHRAVLESVGLPVTYRGDQWPKLLETMKVDKKSRGDLLRFIVLDGLAKPAVLEGPDPAMLLAAHAEIAA from the coding sequence ATGACCAGCCACGCCCACACGCGGATCACCGTCGGCGGCAGCGCCGGCAGCGACCCGTACGACGTGCTCATCGGACGGCAGCTGCTCGGTGAACTCCCGGGCCTGATCGGCCAGTCGGCGCGGCGCGTCGCCGTGCTCCACCCCGAGGCGCTCGCCGAGACCGGCGGGGTGCTGCGCGAGGACCTCGCCGCACAGGGCTACGAGGCGATCGCCGTGCAGCTGCCCAACGCCGAGGAGGCCAAGACCGCGGAGGTCGCCGCGTACTGCTGGAAGGCGCTCGGCCAGAGCGGCTTCACCCGTACCGACGTGATCGTCGGCGTCGGCGGCGGCGCCACCACCGATGTCGCGGGCTTCGTGGCCGCGACGTGGCTGCGCGGCGTGCGCTGGATCGCCGTGCCGACCACCGTGCTGGGCATGGTGGACGCGGCCGTCGGCGGCAAGACCGGCATCAACACCGCCGAGGGCAAGAACCTGGTGGGCGCCTTCCACCCGCCCGCCGGCGTGCTGTGCGACGTCGCCGCCCTCGACTCGCTCCCGGTGCACGACTACGTCAGCGGCCTCGCGGAGATCATCAAGGCGGGGTTCATCTCCGACCCGGTGATCCTGGACCTGGTCGAGAAGGACCCGCAGGCCGCCCGTACGCCCGAGGGCCCGCACACGGCCGAGCTGCTCGAGCGCTCCATCCGGGTCAAGGCGCAGGTCGTCGCCTCCGACCTGAAGGAGTCGGGCCTGCGCGAGATCCTCAACTACGGCCACACCCTCGCGCACGCCATCGAGAAGAACGAGCGCTACAACTGGCGGCACGGCGCCGCCGTCTCCGTCGGCATGGTCTTCGCCGCCGAACTGGGCCGGATCGCGGGACGGTTGGACGACGCCACCGCCGACCGGCACCGCGCGGTGCTGGAGTCCGTCGGGCTCCCCGTCACGTACCGCGGCGACCAGTGGCCCAAGCTGCTGGAGACGATGAAGGTCGACAAGAAGTCCCGCGGCGACCTGCTCCGCTTCATCGTCCTCGACGGCCTCGCCAAGCCCGCGGTCCTGGAGGGCCCCGACCCGGCCATGCTGCTCGCCGCGCACGCGGAGATCGCCGCATGA
- the aroQ gene encoding type II 3-dehydroquinate dehydratase, with protein sequence MSARRVHVLNGPNLGRLGSREPDVYGSTSYTGLVQRCTELGKELGFDVEVRETNDEGEMVRWLHEAADGSIPVVLNPGAFTHYSYAMRDAASQRTAPLIEVHISNPYTREQFRHTSVVAAVASGTIAGFGIGSYALALRALAEELPD encoded by the coding sequence ATGAGCGCCCGCCGCGTCCACGTGCTGAACGGGCCCAACCTCGGCCGGCTCGGCTCCCGCGAGCCCGATGTCTACGGCTCCACGTCGTACACCGGGCTCGTCCAGCGGTGCACGGAGCTCGGCAAGGAGCTGGGCTTCGACGTCGAGGTGCGCGAGACCAACGACGAGGGCGAGATGGTCCGCTGGCTGCACGAGGCCGCCGACGGATCGATCCCGGTCGTGCTCAACCCCGGTGCGTTCACGCACTATTCGTACGCGATGCGGGACGCCGCGTCGCAGCGCACGGCACCGTTGATCGAGGTGCACATCTCGAACCCGTACACACGCGAGCAGTTCCGGCACACGTCGGTCGTCGCCGCCGTCGCCAGCGGTACGATCGCGGGCTTCGGCATCGGCTCGTACGCGCTCGCGCTGCGGGCGCTCGCGGAGGAACTCCCGGACTGA
- the pyrR gene encoding bifunctional pyr operon transcriptional regulator/uracil phosphoribosyltransferase PyrR, whose protein sequence is MDNGSARSGTGRPVLEAPDIARVLTRIAHEIVERAKGADDVVLLGIPTRGVFLARRLAAKLDEITSRPVPVGSLDITMYRDDLRMKPARALARTDIPADGVDGRLVVLVDDVLFSGRTIRAALDALGDIGRPRAVQLAVLVDRGHRELPIRADYVGKNLPTSLRETVKVQLTEEDGRDGVLLGARGTAPAGER, encoded by the coding sequence ATGGACAACGGCAGCGCACGTTCAGGCACGGGGCGTCCCGTGCTGGAGGCACCCGACATCGCGCGGGTGCTGACCCGCATAGCCCACGAGATCGTCGAACGCGCCAAGGGCGCCGACGACGTGGTGCTCCTGGGCATTCCCACCCGCGGCGTGTTCCTCGCCCGGCGGCTGGCGGCCAAGCTCGACGAGATCACCTCGCGCCCGGTCCCGGTCGGCTCCCTCGACATCACCATGTACCGCGACGACCTGCGCATGAAGCCCGCCCGCGCGCTGGCGCGCACGGACATCCCGGCGGACGGCGTCGATGGCCGGCTGGTCGTCCTCGTCGACGACGTGCTCTTCTCCGGACGCACCATCCGCGCCGCCCTCGACGCGCTGGGCGACATCGGGCGGCCCCGCGCCGTACAGCTCGCGGTCCTCGTCGACCGCGGCCACCGCGAGCTGCCGATCCGCGCCGACTACGTCGGCAAGAACCTCCCCACCTCGCTGCGGGAGACGGTCAAGGTCCAGCTCACCGAGGAGGACGGCCGTGACGGCGTGCTTCTGGGCGCCCGCGGGACCGCCCCGGCGGGCGAGCGCTAG
- the carA gene encoding glutamine-hydrolyzing carbamoyl-phosphate synthase small subunit yields the protein MTTSTRAPKTPAVLVLEDGRTFRGRAYGAVGETVGEAVFSTGMTGYQETLTDPSYHRQVVVMTAPHIGNTGVNDEDPESRRIWVAGYVVRDPARVPSNWRSVRGLGEELEAQGVVGISGIDTRALTRHLRERGAMRVGIFSGDALRPRGPQGEPADEGELLARVRSAPQMAGADLCGEVATTEPYVVPAVGEKRFTVAAVDLGIKGMTPRRMAERGIEVHVLSASASLDDVYAVNPDGVFFSNGPGDPATAEHPVALMRGVLERGTPLFGICFGNQILGRALGFGTFKLKYGHRGINQPVQDRGTGKVEVTAHNHGFAVDAPLDTVSDTPYGRAEVSHVCLNDGVVEGLRLLDRPAFSVQYHPEAAAGPHDAAYLFDRFADLMRDGAPDSTSPMEGQRA from the coding sequence ATGACGACGTCCACGAGAGCCCCGAAGACCCCCGCCGTCCTCGTACTGGAGGACGGGCGCACCTTCCGCGGGCGGGCCTACGGCGCCGTCGGCGAGACCGTCGGCGAGGCCGTCTTCAGCACCGGCATGACCGGCTACCAGGAGACCCTGACCGACCCCTCGTACCACCGCCAGGTGGTCGTGATGACCGCGCCGCACATCGGCAACACCGGCGTCAACGACGAGGACCCGGAGTCCCGGCGGATCTGGGTGGCCGGCTATGTCGTACGCGACCCCGCACGCGTCCCGTCCAACTGGCGCTCCGTACGCGGCCTCGGCGAGGAGCTGGAGGCGCAGGGCGTCGTCGGCATCAGCGGCATCGACACCCGCGCCCTCACCCGCCATCTGCGCGAGCGCGGCGCCATGCGCGTCGGCATCTTCTCCGGCGACGCGCTGCGCCCGCGGGGACCGCAGGGCGAGCCCGCGGACGAGGGCGAACTGCTCGCACGGGTGCGCTCGGCGCCGCAGATGGCCGGCGCGGACCTGTGCGGCGAGGTCGCCACCACGGAGCCGTACGTCGTGCCCGCGGTCGGGGAGAAGCGTTTCACCGTCGCCGCCGTCGACCTCGGCATCAAGGGCATGACGCCGCGGCGGATGGCCGAGCGCGGCATCGAGGTGCACGTGCTGTCCGCGTCCGCGTCGCTCGACGACGTGTACGCGGTCAACCCCGACGGGGTGTTCTTCTCCAACGGCCCCGGCGACCCCGCCACCGCCGAGCACCCCGTTGCCCTCATGCGGGGCGTACTGGAGCGCGGCACCCCGCTGTTCGGCATCTGCTTCGGCAACCAGATCCTGGGCCGCGCGCTCGGCTTCGGCACCTTCAAGCTGAAGTACGGGCACCGCGGCATCAACCAGCCCGTACAGGACCGGGGCACCGGCAAGGTCGAGGTCACCGCGCACAACCACGGCTTCGCCGTCGACGCGCCGCTCGACACGGTCAGCGACACCCCGTACGGCCGGGCCGAGGTCTCGCACGTCTGCCTGAACGACGGAGTGGTCGAGGGCCTGCGGCTGCTCGACCGGCCCGCGTTCAGCGTCCAGTACCACCCCGAGGCGGCGGCCGGACCGCACGACGCCGCCTACCTGTTCGACCGGTTCGCCGACCTCATGCGGGACGGCGCGCCGGACAGCACATCCCCGATGGAGGGCCAGCGTGCCTAA